One Coffea eugenioides isolate CCC68of chromosome 2, Ceug_1.0, whole genome shotgun sequence genomic window, CCTTTTAACTCCAATTGTGGTTCTATCCACTAAATTTGACAAAACCTGTACAATACGACCAGAACAATCTTATATTTAGTATTCTGAACCCAAAGGATGGTATTGGAAAGCTGTAAGAGTAATAAAATCTAATTAGATAAGCAAGGACAGCCATGAATGTGTTGAACTACTAATTCTCACACTTGTCAATTCTTTTCGTGCATCCTGTAACTCAAGGTTACTTGATCGCTCTTTAAGTATTAGTGTCTGGTTTAGAGCTTCCATATCCTGAAGCTCATCATCCTTTTCAGCCAATGTCTTTTTCAGTACGTCAATCTGAGCTATCAGCTGTGTCAAAAAAATAGTGGGATTCtagtttaatgaaaaataaaaaaactggaattaaaaaataaagttaTATCTGGGACCCAACaaaaaaaactcttcaacaaTGGCTGGTTTTAGTCTCAGTTATATCATGTAAATGCCAAGAGAACAAGTTTTGGCATTGAAATAATTTGAAAGGCCCTGCATAAGATATCATGAGCTTGCATGTAAACAGAGCTACCAGTACCTAAAGCAAGCAGAAGATTTTATACATTCCCATCCTAGCAATTCTGGGCTAATAGGACATAGCCAAACTAAGAGAATGCCGAATAAGAAGCAGTCAAAAGATTGTAGACAGTTTCGAAAGACACGTGTTATTAGCTACTTAAAGCTGCATGTAACCAATCTATTGAAATCAGAGAACAGTTATGAAAACCATTTCTTCACAAATTAGAGTTGCCCATATGGACAAAGAATAAAGGCTCCTCATAGTGACATGCAACTTTACAGTGATCTTCCCTCACCTCCTTCCAACAACTTGCAAATGGATTTCAAGAGTAGGATTTAAAAGTCACACAAGGAATTATTGCAATGGATTTCATAAGTTACAATAGTACAGTATAATTTAAAAGTCACAGAAGGAAAAAAGGAATTATACTACACATAGAGACATGTgcacaaaaaaggaaaaaaatcacaCAAACACACTTTTTTGTAGGTGTGTATGTCTGTGTGTTCAAGATGCTTACTTGTTCCTTCTCAATGCGTAAAGTTTTGTGTTCAAGCTCAGCTTGGCTCTTTTCTCTATCCTTTATTTGATGATTCAATTCTTTCTGTATGTGCACCAAGTCTCCCATCAGCCTTTCATTTCCTTGCTCTGCAAGATGCATCTTCCTTCTTTGATGGTCCAATTCACGCCTCAAGATTTTAATTTGTAGACTAATCTGTTGCATCTTCCTCATTTCTGAAAAAGTGCACTACATGAAATGATTAACTACTGAGCACTTCTGGAAGCTGTATAATAGATTTTACCAACAGAAAGACAATATCAGCAGCCACAATCTACCAAGTTTTAAAATGTATCTCTTCATCATTCTTTTTATTAGGTTTCACTCTGCAGAACATATATTTATAGAATATAATAACCTTGGAGCAGATGAACTCTTGAATTCATTTTAACGCTTGGAGACTTCTGAAATAAAATGTTAAGAAATCAGTCGTTTGGATAAAATGCAGTTCAGATCATACAGAAACTTGTCAAAACTTTTGCAACAGTTTGTCAATGAAATTCTGAGAATGTTACTTTGTTAAAATGATGAACTTGCAGTGAATCTCTCAAATCAAGGAAAAACGTAATATGCAGAGTTATTGTGTAAATTTACTGCTATCTTAGTGATATCCAGGAGATTGCTATAAGCTATTCAGTTATCCTGTTTGTCAAAGAAGCACAAAAGTACCAACACATCTCCTATAGTCCATGTTAGCTGTGGGGAACAGTACTGTTTGGCTTAAGTGAAAGATTCATTGCTTCTTCATGCATTTAATTTTTAAGCTTTCACAAAGCATAAACCTTTTAGCCTTCAAGTACTGAACTCCATCACCCACACCTTTTTTACAAGATATGGAGAACTGTAAAATATGGAGGTGTATGAAATCTACCATGCTTCTTGCAAGACATTATAAAATTGATGATTAGGTGTTTAGCTTTGCTATTGTATTGCTGGAACTTTATATCCTTCTCTTGTTGTTAGTCTAGACTAAACCATactgatgatttttttttttatatatcaaTCATTGTACCTGCAGCTAATTTTTCCCACTTCCACATCGTTGAAATACACAGAGTTGACAGCCTTAAGGGCCTTCTGACAATATGATCTGTGACAATAGTAATTTAATTGGGCTGACTTTCTTCCAACTAAGTCATAGTAACGCCTTCTCTCAAGATAATGTGGCCtcagccaaaaaaaaaggacaaagtAAAACATGCTGTGTGCATTTGTGTGAAGATAACAACATTTGCCATTCCCTCACCAAATTGGTTTAAATATTTGAGTTTAGAAAAATACTCTTTATAGATTTTTCCTCTGCCGGAAATATACAAGAGGTGCTATCTGTTCCAGGCTTTTCACCATCCTTGCCACTAAAGCTGGAAGAAGTGCTGCAGtttcctgaaaaaaaaaaagacagtaGAAAAGCATTTGAATTTATGCTCTAAGATACAAGGGGCACCATTCAAAATGTCAACATGGTATAGTCACACTGGGAAGGAAAAGTAACTAACTTAAGATAGCTAGGAGGTTCTTAAGCTCCAGTCAGATCTATGAGTCTGAATAAGGGGTGGCTTATGAATAGGCTGAGCCTTGCTTCACGGATTTTGGAAATATATATAGGTAGACTGTAATAGAAGTGAACTTGCAATTGTAAATtactgattttttttcttatttatgGAAAAAGAGGAAATTCCAGCCCAACATGCTCCAAAAACAGATCTCTTACGTTGTTCTTCCTCCAGAAAAGCCGTGTAGCGGCTCTCTTTCAAGGCCTGCTTAAGTTGCTTTACTTCCATATCTGACAAACCCTTCTGATCAATATCCTGCCCATCATCATCGTCATTGCAGTTAATAACATTCGCCTCAGTAGACAAACTTCGACCGCAACCTACTGTAACAGGGCGGGATCTAGAAACATGACTCTTGCGGTGTAATTCCTCAATTAGAGCCGTTTGACGACTCTCTTCCATGGCTAACATAAGTTGCATTTTTTCCAAAGATAACAATTCATCTTCAAGAGTATCACATTCACTTTCATCATCATTCTCATCATCAGTAGCATGCATGAACCCACACAAACTTCTATTGTAGAAAGCATTGAGAGCTGCTGCCTTTCTCTTTTTCATTGTTGCCCTTTCGCTTTTCCCATCATTTAGATGCTTCTTCAATTCCAATGTCACATCTGGAGGAGATCTAGGACAAGCTCCCACTTGTCCAGCAATGTGAGCAATGTGCTGTTTCAATCTAGTTATTCCCCCATGTATAATCTTCCCACAGTAACGGCATTGGACAATTTTCTTATCCCCCCCAACTGGCTCAGCGTGCTCCCAACCAATATCTCTTTTTGGTGCCATTCTGAGAATTTGCAAGAAATTGAGATTAATAAAAGTCACACTTGTATACATTATTCTAAACTtaggtttcttttttttgaacACGGGAATTGGCAATTTGGCATCATTTGCTCAAACTTACCATGCTCCACATGTAGTTAACATCTTGGGGCACTGAAGTAGAGCTGGAAACATGGATGGGACTCTAGCACTCTGGTATTGAAGAATCAAGAGATACTTGGTATGCGCAGTTTTACTTTTACCAAGCAGAGCCAAGATCTTGTCATGAAGCCTATAACTTCCAAACGGACAAGTGAAACAGCTATATCATTACAGACCCTGATACATGTTATAATAACACAAGTTGTTTCTTCTCCATAAGAATTGCAGGTACGTAAGACAACTTAGAATCTAGAAAGGTATATGATACTTTTTTCTCACTGATCTCAGTAGGTCTTATTTCATATCCAATCAAAGATATTTTAACAACATTTGCTCATAACTTCTAAAGAATAATACGACCCCGAAATCTGTTATTCACATATTCAAAGTGGAAAAGCAGGAATAGCCTCTAAAAGTATACTAATCCATCCAAAATTATGTGTTCATCTTAAACCTCTTAGATAAATATGTAATACTGCATGATTCTGAACCATCATTGGTTTCATGAATCAGATGAGTTCAGTAAGCTAAAACCAGAACAAAGCTTTAGACATTAATCAACATACTAACAAGCCCTGTACTTGTCCCACATTTTCCCTACTTAAGAAGTCTTAATATGAAAGCATAAAACTAGAATTAACCGATTATTCTCAACCAGAACTGCACAGCGACCATAGCTCAGAGCTACTTTGTGAAATTGCAACTTCCATGTAATTTAACATAATACTGCTACATAATTGCCAAGAAGCTGTACCTTTGTGCGGAGCAGCTTATATATTATATCGTGCTGCACTTAGTTTAAAAACGAGCTTGGAGCAAATGTAAGAAGAAATACAGAAAAAATGCGGAGGAGCTTCTGAAAATGATGCTGAGCTGAGGTACCAACCCTCGAGAGAGAAGTTGAAACTTGACCAGCATTAGTAAAGTTGCTTTACTTGCAAAGTTCTCGGTGGCAGTACCGATAGCTTACGAAAAGCGTTCTCGTCCGAGTCACGAATCATGTTCATGACGGCCGATACGCGGCGTTATTGAAATTCCGTGTGTATGCCGAAAAGTGACGGATGAAGCCTCTAAAATTTTGGAATCGGGCAGCCCATTTACATGTTAGACTCCTTCCTCCAGGTCCAAAAGTGCTGACCCGATGATCTCAAATTGGGCAAGGAGTAACGGACCAACAGGAAGGAAGGTCTAGAGTCAAATGGGATTTGGGCCCCGTTTGATTTTGAGACCCATTTTTTACACCCCCAGTTAAGCAGGAGGGCATTTAGAGGATGGGCAGGAATCATCAGAATCAAACCGTTGTGATTTATATAGGCAATGgactaaaaatgaatttttgtagAAGTGTATGgctttgaattttgatttactgTTCGTGAACAAACTTAAAAAGAAATGTATTTTTGTTTGGTTAGTTGATGCTCACAATGTATCCAATACTTAGTAGTACATTGTTTGAAACAATTAAAACTGATAATTATTCCTCCCAAAAAACCAGAAGAATTTAGCATTAAAATCCTTCTCTTTTTTTGCCTCGAGGACATTAAGGCACTTTGATTGTGGTGGCTTTTACAGGTTTGGCTGACGCTTGGGTAAAGTTTCATCGGAGGTATGTTACGTTTTAAGTGGCTCAAGATAAATTGTTAATATGATGGCCAAAGTTTACTTGTATTCTAGAAGTTAAAGTTCACTTGCTCTATGGTGTATCCCCAGCAAGAAGTAAAATATATGCACCCACTCTCTACAAATTGCCAGGAATGACAAAAGAGTTTTAATGCTGAAACACCAATTTCATATAAACAGAGACATGCACTTCCATGACCAACAGATTGGTTCTGGTTCTACCTTATAAATTATACTAGTAATGGACATCCTTTTTTGTATGCTCAGACAGGCGTCAGCAGCAGTTCTGCACCTCTAAGAAAAGCGATTCGCAAAGTCCAAATGGATCAGCGGAAAATTACTTAAAAAGAAGACATTACTGGATCCTGTTCTCAGCTCCTACATAATCATGTAGTATTTGGTAATCATGTTGACACTCGCCTCCGCCGTTTCGCGGAGTTGAGAGTCTTCAACAGTTGAGCTAAGCATTGGATCACCTCTTTTAGACTAGCTTTTCTGCCCTCCTTGAAGTTCCAAAGCTCTGAAACTGCATACCGCCCGCTTGGATTGTACTCGTTCAGTTCTAACAATGCATTTGCGACTGCATTGTATACACCATCACCCCACTGGCTTCTCAGTTCTTTCAACTTGCTGTCTTGTTCATCAATCACTTCCTGCATCGCCAAGACATAAACTTGCAATGGCGCCTTCCACATTCACAGTAAGATAAAGGTAATGGAGACACTAGAAGAATCAAATATGTATTTGTTATTGCTCGTTAGCATGCGATCTCGCTCTCTCCCACATAAGAGTCAGTCACAGAAACAAATTTTTGGTTGCATTCCAATCCAAGAAGCAGTCTCATGACTTTTCCACCCTAATCAAAGTCTAGTATCCAAACTTGGGTAATAACTTGACCAGGAAAGAAGAACATTTAAATGAAGTACATAATATGTTCCTCAGCAGGGTCTAAAGAAATTAGAGGCAGAATTCATTTCTTGAACACAAAATGAGTCCACTAGAGCAATGCTTTTGACTATATCCTAACTCTCAACCCACTATGAACACAGACTATTACCCAAGCAATAATAATGGCCAAATCTCAAATAATTtagacagaaaaataaaatagtgtTAAAGCAAGTATAGTTTCATCCATACAacaatttatttgattattgccTTCGCTCTCCCTCCATATGGACAGTCGCTTACCATTCAAGCAATAATATAGCATACCAATTTCAACTAATCCAAGACAGAAGAATAAGATTGTGTTAACATCAACTACAGCTTGATTGATATATGTCCAGTATGTACAGGCTTATCATCTAGCAGCAATAAAGGAGGCTAGATCAAAGTGGCGCTCATCAGCAAATTGGTGTGGGAGAGAAAGCAAGAAGGTCAGCAGGAGTTTGTGAAGAAAAGGAAACAGACCtggcattttccatttttgagcATCTTCTTAAAAGGTTGCCAGTTTGGATCATTAACCCTTGCTTGCCACGCTGAGGTGAGTTCCAGTGACTTCACCTTCCATTCTGTCCCAGAGAATTTACGTAAGCAAGCAACTTTGAATGGATCAACATCTATTTCTCCCATCCTTTTAACCCCAATACTTTCTCCATCTAGAAGAGTAGGCAAGACCTGTATGACTAATGCCAGATGTGTTTCTGTCAAAACCTCAAATTACACAAGGAATCCAGAGAACTAAATTCAACTAAAGAACTTTATCAACTTTAATGTTGTCTAACTAAATCTTCTGATTAAAAAGACATCAAATTCTTACACTAATTAATTCCTTGCGAGCGTCCTGTAGCTCTTCATTACTTATGTGCTCCCTCACAATAAGTGCTTGGTTCAGAGCTTCCATGTCTTGAACTTCATCAATTTTTTCAGCCAATTTGCTGCttagttcttcaatttcttgatttttcagcTGCAACAATCGAGCAAAAATACCAGTAATCGATGTACAATCATGTCTTATAAAAACTTAGCCACTAAGATGACAGGTTTCAAGTAAGAATTGGCTTTTATGCACGTAGGCATCACAATGTTAACCTACTCATGCAATAGCAGCAGAAGTTTTTCAAGCATTCAAGAAATGCtaacaataatcaaataatgAATGAAGTTTAAATATAAAGATTAGAATAAAGAACCCAAAATGTGTTAGCATTCCAAATGGACATACAAGTTTGAACATCATATCTAAGATAAAGTATATTAGAGCTCAAGAGTTCAGAAAGGGCTGTATCATGAAGGCTTCTGCCTCTTAAAAGGGCCAACTTAAATGTTGGTACAAGATAATGATGGAAAGAATGCTTACAACGTCACAGTAACAAACAACTTGTAGTGCATTTGTTACCCAAATAGGAATGTAATAAAACTGAGTGTCTACTCAAGCCTCAGATGACATCATTCTGTATATTTCAGATCATTTACAATCAATGATGATCAAAACCTGATTAGTTCTATTCCTCATTTCTTTATGCGTTAAGTTTCTTATACTGCCCGGGGACCCCAATCTCTCAAGGATAAGGCCAAAAAAGACAAGAAAGATATCTGGTAGAAGAATTGAACATGGAGACCATGCAACCGGTTTGTCTACCACATTTTAATAGTTAGTTTCTcactttctttgtttcctttATGTGACACTATGCTACCTATTTGCCTGACCTCCATCCCCACACGAGATGCTCATTAGACACAAACTATGAACAGAATCTGAAACTGAACAGCTGTACCTTGTCCTTCTCCACAAGTAAATTTATGCGTTCAAGGTCATCTTGGCTCTGTTTTTTGTCCTGCTTTGCTAGAGTTGCTAGTTCTTCCTGCATGCTTGCCAATTCTTGCCTCAGACTTGTGTTTTGCATCCCAAAATTTCTCAGTTGCAAGTTCAAGCTGCACCTCATCTTTGCCATTTCTGATTCATTCAGATGCAACTTCCTCATCACTACAAAGTACATAAGAAACATTGTAGGGAGTGATGTTGCAAAGTACACCAACTAACATTGCAAGACGCCGTTTAGACATGTATACAGATCAAGTCAACTGTCACTTCTCTGTTTTTCATCAATGACAAAGGTGAGGATGTGGGGAACAGAACTAAGAAACACAAAATATGCTTTGCTAAGACGATCAACATGAGCTAGAACATGTTTCCAGTACTGTGCAGTCCCAAAAAGAATTAACTGCTGGCTATAAAAAAGGACATGATACTGAATGATTTTAGTGCGAAACTACATGAATCAAATTTACAAATAGCAAAGAAATCTCAGTAGTGAAGTTGAGTAACAATGTATCACATCAAAGACTAGTTGCCAAAATAAGAGGTTGGATAGAGAGTCAGGCAGCTTTTTGCATTTCTGAAtactttttaactttttttttcttttttttgtcaaactccAAATACTAGTTTTACACATAGCAGAGTTTACACACAAGTTTGTACGACCAGCGAAACAACACAGGAAAATAGTTTCTTGATAGAAAGGATCCACACATTGCATtcatagaaaaaggaaaaatagaggTCTGCAGCAAAAAACAGTTGCTCCTCTGGATTCTATAAATTAAGCTGAGATGCTCAATAGTCTGATAGCAAGCTCCTCTAGCCTTCTGTATACCCTAATAGCAAAGACAATTCTGCACAAGTATCTTGTTCTAATCATTCAATAGCTTCCAGATGCATTTTACATGGGCCAGTGTAAATCTGATTTAATTCATTTCCTCCTAAACTCTTTTGCTGCATTTGCTCGACAAATTATGTATTTtatgaaaacaaaaatatcaATTAGCAAATCTTGACAGCTTTGTTTGAAATCCTGAACTACAACAACATATATTTCGGATACTTAGAATACGAGGGCAGTTCACAATATTATTTACCAACCTAAAGCAATTATCTAGTCCTGTAAGTGAATTAATAGTATGATATTAGTAAAAAATGGACGGACAATATCTAAAACGTCAACCGAGATAGCAATTTTTAGTTGTCAACTGAGAATGCGCATAATTAAGATACCAGTCAAAAAAGGTGGTACTAACTATAGGTCATGATACCAGTTACAAAAGGTGATACGAAGCGTAAAGCCATAAACACAAAGAAAAGGGCAGCCCTTGGCATTAGCAAGCATAAGACGAACCCAAAGACTCTTATAAACAATAGTAGATTCATCAATGTCTCGACAAACATTTCAAAAATCCCATTTaacataaaagagaaaaaagatatCTCGACAGCAGCCAGTATATTCACTGGAGAAAGGGTGGGGTAATTATTTAGTTACCTTGATCATAAGATTGCTGAAGTTTTTGTTTTTCGGCAACGACCCTGGAGAGAGCAGCAGAAGCCTCGTCATTCTGGCGCCGAATTTCAAGCAACATTTGGTTCTTGGCATCAACTTCTCGGGCCAGGCTCACTGCAAAACGTCGCGCGTTCTTGAGTTCTTCAACAATCATGGGATTACCAGTAACACTAGTACCATTGCCTTTCTCCATttgattttctctctcttttttctttttcggccAATTCCCCAGCGTCCCTTATGCTTTCTTCCCCTTCGCCACAAAATCCCAAGATGTGAAAACTCATCGATGTACGGGAGCCGAAATGaactttcaagaaattcatcacGGGCTCCCGTACTTCCTGAATCCTTCCCCGGATGACAGGGCGAGGGTTGGTATAAGCTACGTTGCattattatttattcatttatttagttaagaaaacaattacaaaatcTTTTCAAGCCAAGAAGGTTTTTTATTAGCATATAAGACTGTAGTTTTAACCGGGGAATTTTAAAATACTAGGAAACATGCACATGCTGTCAAAAAGACAAATCTGTACTGCAAAATTGACGTAGTACCTGTACGCAAATTTTTGCTAAGAGTCCATCAAAAGCGAAGTAGCGAACAGTCCGCAGTCGTTCGGAGGTCCAGTGACGTGGAAAATAACTCAAATTGCCACGTCATCAATGGTGGGCCCATACATTCACTCGTGTCACCTCCCACCACCTGTATTCATGGCGCAGTTTGGCAAATGTCGAACCTCTTTTAAGCCTCTAACAAAGTGGGTTCTCCTAACATTGCACATTGACTGACTTTAACTGAACACTTCGTCTTAAATCAGATTGTTCAACGATTTGAACCCGTCTCATCTGCTTCTTGTTTTCAACGCGTTGCATCTCGTTCCCAGTTTCTGGAATGTAATTCTCTTTTTAACTCTGCACATTTTGGATTCGTCGCAATTTACTTCAATGGCTGTCAATTTCAAGGTATTGATTCCCAGACATCTCGCAAGATCATTTGCAAAAAGTAGGACTTTCCCAGTCCCTTGTAATTTGCAACAAGAACCACATCCCAGCAACTATTTTGAATGTGGTCCTTGAATTGCTCTTCATAAATCATCTTGCACGATAAAACAAGAAGTAACAGATGATGAGCAGACTGCACGCAACCGTGCATGAAAGTTCAATTATTTGGTCATTAGAAGTTGGGGTTTTACATGGTCAAGAAGACTCTGAATGAATTAAGGCACAACAGTTTCCCAATTGTCAGACAAATCACAACTTTCAATCGGTCGGGTCTATCTCTGCATTTTTTCCATGTGCAGCTTCCATTTCTTCAGCAGAAACGCAACTCCTTCCTTCAAAGTAGCTTTCCTACCTTCAGCGTAGTTCCACAATTCCGAAGTAATGTACCTCCCACTTGCGTTGTACTCATTTATCTCGTTGAAAGCTGTTGTCACGGCTTTGTAAACTTCATGGCCGTACTTTTCTTTCAGGTCGTTCAGCttttcatcatcttcatctaTTAATTCCTACACCAGTAATCAGCATTTAGAATATCGCAACCATTAGGAAGAAAAAGTGAAGCAAGTACATTAAATTTGTTTCATGAACGAAAAGTCGATTAAAAGAACAAGTGCATGTAATAAGCTTGAAGATGCATCAACAGTTATCCGAGCAGAAGTTATCAGCATCATatgccttttcttttccctctttcAGAGACTGTACTAACAAATGACTGTTTCTTTAGATAAATCTACACTGTAAAAAAGGTTACTATTATCAAAACAATGTAGATATGATTCGGTTGAGAAAGGTGTACTAAGAGAAAATTCAGATCTTCAACAAGACCTTTGCACCATGCCTGAGGAATTCCATCATCTGGACTAAGCTAAAGAATATTTCCCAGTTTGCAGtgtcattttgatttggatCCGGTAAGGTCAAGGCACGTATAAGTAAAAGCTGAAAAATAGCAACTACAACTACCACCCTTCCACTGATGAAGCATCCCAACCGCATACAAATTCTCTGGTGGGATGTCTaccatggatttttttttttttttggtaataaaaaAGTTTGGGTGATTTTGGCTCTGGTTACCACCAGGACAATAGGAAGCTACACGGGtacaaaagaaaataagaaagcaaaaaaataaGTACAAAAGAAATGCATATTTGATAAATTGCGTACCTCATGTTTCCCATTAACAAGTATGACTTTTGTAGGATGCCATTCAGGATCTTTAAGGTACTCATCCCACAATGAGCACAGTTCAGAAGCCCTTTCCTCGGCATCTGCTTCATGTTTATATTTTAGCTTCATGGCTTCATAAAATGGTTTATTGTCGAGTTCACCCATTCTCTTTATACCAATATGTGCTGAATTAGGATATTCTTTCAAGCCCTGAAACGCATCTAAATAATCAGACTGCAAAGCCTCGGATCTGATGAATAAACCAACCAAACTCTCTACAATAATGTAGAATCAAATTCCAGGCACTACCAACAGAAGTAGTCAAAATCATCAGCCTTAACATGTATACAGAGCTGAAATGATTAACATTCTACAGTCTATAACCACAGCCTCCCATCCACAGCAaaacgaaagaaaagaaatgctacggaaaatccaaaaaaaaaaaaagggagaagacAAAAATTGCTGAGTTCACCTTTACTCTTATGACAGATAGAGAGAAGAATGTAAGAGCCAAaagtttataatttaaaaactcaCTAGTCACCAAGTGTCTTGCATCAGTTATATCAGACAGCAAAAATTACCAACCACCTTATTTCACATGCATAAAGActaatttcctttttctttgtctGTTTTTAGGGGGGAAAAACTATTTCACATCATTCTCAAGTTTCCATTATCTCTCTTGCTAACCTGAAAGAGATCCTGCTATTATAgatgccccccccccccccccccccgaaTAATTTGAATCTAGAATAGTAATCAGAATAATAAGACATCAAAATGACAAAGAATTACATTAATCAATTCTTTTCGAGCATCCTGCAGCTCTTCATTGCTCTTCCGTTCCTTAACTATCAGCGTCTGATTCAACCTGTCAAAATCCTCAAGTTCTCCTTCCTTTTCTCTCAACAACTTGTTCAGCGAGTCAGCCTTTTGCAAGACTTCCAGATCACCTTCGTCTCCCATGTGCTTCATAACATTTATTGTACCTTTCAAACGTTCAATTTCTAGCTGCAATGCTTGTTTTGTATCCAGATCTTTTTCCAGTTGAATAATTCGATTGAGCAATTCTTCCTTTTGCTtctgaaaaaacaaaaacacactCATATGATCTCTTATTAATTGTTGAACATtttagaataaataaattctaatTAGCAAGAAAAGAGATACTTAAAATGATTTAAAAGTATACCCTCTGTTCTTCAGCCAATTTCAATACTTTGGCATCAACTTTCCTTTGCTCCTCAGATGCAGCATCAATTAAACTATTT contains:
- the LOC113762520 gene encoding factor of DNA methylation 1-like, yielding MAPKRDIGWEHAEPVGGDKKIVQCRYCGKIIHGGITRLKQHIAHIAGQVGACPRSPPDVTLELKKHLNDGKSERATMKKRKAAALNAFYNRSLCGFMHATDDENDDESECDTLEDELLSLEKMQLMLAMEESRQTALIEELHRKSHVSRSRPVTVGCGRSLSTEANVINCNDDDDGQDIDQKGLSDMEVKQLKQALKESRYTAFLEEEQRNCSTSSSFSGKDGEKPGTDSTSCIFPAEEKSIKKMRKMQQISLQIKILRRELDHQRRKMHLAEQGNERLMGDLVHIQKELNHQIKDREKSQAELEHKTLRIEKEQLIAQIDVLKKTLAEKDDELQDMEALNQTLILKERSSNLELQDARKELTSVLSNLVDRTTIGVKRMGEVDQKPFQDVCAKKFSRSDWEVRSVESISLWQEKVSNPSWQPLKHTLKDGKWQEIIDEDDGELKRLRHDWGEDAYAAVVNALLELNEYNPSGRYVVQELWNFKEGRKASLQEVIQCMAQELKNTEAYKRRM
- the LOC113755591 gene encoding protein INVOLVED IN DE NOVO 2-like, whose protein sequence is MGGSVDHSSGEDTDISESEIEEYEDKSYQALKSGKKEVKVSDGAFTCPYCPKKRKADFLYKDILQHASGVGSSTSKKRSARDKANHLALAKYLEKDMSVTAGPSQATVEVDPLADHDRDEMFVWPWIGIVVNLATDFKDGRYVGKSGSNLRDELTSRGFNPTRVRPLWNYQGHSGTALVEFTKDWFGFKNAMSFEKAYEADRHGKRDWMANNTQKSDLYAWVARVDDYKSDGIIGENLRKIGDIRTISDIIEEEVRKTSKLVNNLTNVIEVKNMQVKEMENKFQETESSLGILIEEKNKLHQAYNEELKKLQSIAREHFQKILSDHEKMKSQLENQKKELELRGKQLEQREAQNESDRKKLLEELEENAAQNSLIDAASEEQRKVDAKVLKLAEEQRKQKEELLNRIIQLEKDLDTKQALQLEIERLKGTINVMKHMGDEGDLEVLQKADSLNKLLREKEGELEDFDRLNQTLIVKERKSNEELQDARKELINGLKEYPNSAHIGIKRMGELDNKPFYEAMKLKYKHEADAEERASELCSLWDEYLKDPEWHPTKVILVNGKHEELIDEDDEKLNDLKEKYGHEVYKAVTTAFNEINEYNASGRYITSELWNYAEGRKATLKEGVAFLLKKWKLHMEKMRTHFVRGLKEVRHLPNCAMNTGGGRYYVNFAVQICLFDSMCMFPRTLGNWPKKKKERENQMEKGNGTSVTGNPMIVEELKNARRFAVSLAREVDAKNQMLLEIRRQNDEASAALSRVVAEKQKLQQSYDQVMRKLHLNESEMAKMRCSLNLQLRNFGMQNTSLRQELASMQEELATLAKQDKKQSQDDLERINLLVEKDKLKNQEIEELSSKLAEKIDEVQDMEALNQALIVREHISNEELQDARKELISVLPTLLDGESIGVKRMGEIDVDPFKVACLRKFSGTEWKVKSLELTSAWQARVNDPNWQPFKKMLKNGKCQEVIDEQDSKLKELRSQWGDGVYNAVANALLELNEYNPSGRYAVSELWNFKEGRKASLKEVIQCLAQLLKTLNSAKRRRRVST